The following proteins come from a genomic window of Oricola thermophila:
- a CDS encoding LysR family transcriptional regulator, with the protein MKNELDLAALRAFHSVVSEGSFAAGARRIDAPLSTVSKRIRDLETDLGIRLIERTTRQMRVTAEGEALANRAARLLADADEVRRALSDSGQLPRGHLRIAVPQLLGNLVIGKVAALCRQRFPEITLEFVFADAPPDLIEERFDALIRFGPMEDSTQIARKLLSGAVRLVASPDLPGIDRVKRPEDISGLPVIHVSPPWTHAWQFRSNAESVTIRFEPALSFPSMLAARDAAVAGAGVTMLPRILARPEIEAGRLVRLLPDWTGPEKAMYIVYGARSSVTARLRAFIDLLLEVLGAA; encoded by the coding sequence ATGAAAAATGAACTCGATCTCGCCGCCCTGCGCGCATTCCATTCGGTCGTGAGCGAAGGTTCCTTTGCCGCCGGCGCGCGGCGCATCGACGCTCCGCTTTCCACGGTGTCAAAACGGATACGCGATCTCGAAACCGATCTGGGCATACGTCTGATCGAACGGACCACCCGTCAGATGCGGGTGACGGCCGAGGGCGAGGCGCTGGCAAATCGGGCTGCCCGTTTGCTGGCCGACGCCGATGAGGTCAGGCGAGCATTGAGCGATTCCGGCCAGTTGCCGCGCGGCCATCTGCGTATCGCCGTGCCGCAACTGTTGGGGAACCTCGTTATCGGCAAGGTCGCGGCGCTTTGCCGGCAACGGTTTCCCGAGATCACGCTGGAGTTTGTCTTTGCCGATGCTCCACCGGATCTCATCGAGGAGCGGTTCGATGCCCTGATCCGGTTCGGACCGATGGAAGACAGCACGCAAATCGCCCGCAAACTCCTGTCCGGGGCGGTGCGTCTGGTCGCGTCGCCCGACCTGCCCGGGATTGACCGGGTCAAACGTCCCGAAGACATATCCGGCTTGCCGGTCATCCATGTCTCTCCTCCATGGACCCACGCATGGCAGTTCCGGTCGAATGCCGAGAGCGTCACAATTCGCTTCGAGCCCGCCCTTTCCTTCCCCTCCATGCTGGCAGCCCGTGATGCCGCCGTAGCCGGCGCCGGCGTGACCATGCTGCCTCGAATTCTTGCCCGCCCGGAAATCGAGGCCGGCAGGCTCGTGCGGCTTTTGCCGGATTGGACCGGGCCCGAAAAGGCGATGTATATCGTCTATGGCGCTCGCTCGTCGGTAACCGCCCGTCTTCGGGCGTTCATCGACCTTCTGCTGGAGGTGCTGGGCGCCGCCTGA